A region of Trypanosoma brucei brucei TREU927 chromosome 1, complete sequence DNA encodes the following proteins:
- a CDS encoding hypothetical protein, unlikely (gene predicted by glimmer): MALLFGPIVFSAGLVACCITHFYTPYRRLDKLAHPA; the protein is encoded by the coding sequence ATGGCGCTATTGTTCGGACCTATTGTGTTCTCGGCTGGCCTTGTGGCTTGCTGCATTACGCACTTTTACACACCATACCGCCGCCTGGACAAGCTGGCGCATCCCGCATAA
- a CDS encoding cell division cycle protein, putative, translating to MAYSGAGFLILRAQIAWWPPAAELHRHPLDPKRTFFSAITDGGVSIGAGKQFVSLSRLGKSVVLGGRPLMNCSSSPPCLQVYDPFSGMEITVAFKVEGGLTEGSKQCVLDVSTLREFVNDDRVRVTAAPLTAGVPFHQLQEFLQLDEGEEENDATCGEHHGGHRNHDNGFANRPGNYHSLFGDRYLGVALRHITHRLKCSPRPAVCSVLFSGEHGVGKTYAVRRLLELVPPVVDICGCPHLVERREMSIAALLLLSEQEAVATVQAVFTPPLVEAHHDSGNRVNGAEPCGVLLLVTLDRIDLLVSAANSLVALVTHQLCMVLDELQHGVGEGGGRIVVTLATAESTKSIPTALLARLGQRLVNLAHPTLSERLRFIRTTCNDADNLRSYSPCVLERAAEALSGRTAAELQAMKVDEVLQLLEREAALHRKHEPFAKNSVTDVPDEYRGLVGLSDIIREVEELVVWPLQQRKLLSRCGVQPQKGLVVYGPPGSGKTALLTRLARRLKSARVHVLLVDGLSLIEKEVGRTEKNIASLFAAARATSPTALFLDNIDSLAPPRGRETGEVSTTADRSLSTLLTEMDGIGGGHTGSDVPLVFVVAAASNPEALDAAISRPGRLDLHITLPLPTIEALQQHIVRRLVEAVEACDEAEAITADFIANVDAYVMRWLGRSPSATVADANDFVRHILLRVVVEPEGVPGAKDRLLECFTKVLPL from the coding sequence ATGGCATACAGTGGTGCAGGGTTTCTCATTCTAAGGGCACAAATAGCATGGTGGCCACCGGCCGCAGAACTGCATCGGCACCCACTCGACCCCAAAAGAACATTTTTCTCGGCTATCACTGATGGTGGAGTGTCTATTGGAGCGGGGAAACAGTTTGTATCCCTATCTCGGTTGGGAAAGAGCGTCGTACTTGGTGGCCGCCCCCTCATGAACTGCTCCTCCTCTCCGCCGTGCCTTCAGGTGTATGATCCATTCAGTGGTATGGAGATAACAGTTGCTTTCAAAGTTGAGGGAGGGCTTACTGAAGGAAGTAAACAATGCGTATTGGATGTTTCGACTCTCCGCGAATTTGTGAATGATGACAGAGTGAGGGTCACAGCAGCCCCACTGACAGCAGGTGTGCCGTTTCACCAGCTTCAAGAATTCCTGCAGTTAGACGAGGGTGAAGAAGAGAATGATGCCACGTGCGGAGAGCACCACGGCGGTCACAGAAATCATGACAATGGCTTTGCAAATCGTCCCGGTAATTATCATAGCTTATTTGGCGATCGGTATCTTGGGGTGGCGCTGCGGCACATCACGCACCGGCTTAAGTGCTCTCCGCGACCCGCTGTGTGTTCGGTTCTCTTCAGCGGGGAACACGGTGTGGGTAAAACATATGCGGTGCGCCGGCTGCTAGAACTTGTGCCCCCAGTTGTTGACATTTGTGGTTGTCCCCATTTGGTGGAACGTCGGGAAATGAGCATTGCGGCGCTGCTCCTGTTGAGCGAACAGGAAGCCGTAGCCACAGTCCAGGCAGTCTTCACTCCCCCATTGGTCGAGGCGCATCATGACAGTGGAAACCGCGTTAACGGTGCTGAACCGTGTGGTGTGCTCCTGCTCGTAACTCTTGATCGGATTGACCTGTTGGTTTCCGCCGCCAACTCACTGGTGGCGCTCGTAACACACCAGTTGTGCATGGTATTGGATGAACTGCAACACGGAGTGGGTGAGGGGGGAGGACGTATAGTGGTGACACTGGCAACGGCTGAAAGTACGAAATCAATTCCAACCGCACTGCTCGCTCGTCTGGGACAACGCCTAGTGAATTTGGCGCACCCCACATTGTCAGAGCGGCTGCGTTTTATTAGGACTACTTGCAATGACGCTGATAACTTGCGATCTTACTCACCCTGTGTTCTGGAACGAGCTGCAGAAGCGTTGAGTGGTCGGACTGCCGCCGAGCTGCAGGCAATGAAAGTGGACGAGGTCCTCCAGCTGCTGGAACGTGAAGCAGCCCTCCACCGCAAGCACGAGCCCTTCGCCAAGAACAGTGTTACCGACGTACCCGATGAGTATCGCGGGCTGGTTGGTTTGTCCGATATCATCCGCgaggtggaggagttggtggtgtggccgctgcagcagcgaaaGCTGCTCAGCCGCTGCGGTGTCCAACCCCAAAAGGGGCTTGTAGTGTATGGTCCTCCGGGTTCTGGGAAGACGGCATTGCTGACGCGGCTGGCACGGCGACTGAAGAGTGCGCGGGTGCACGTGCTCCTAGTGGACGGACTTTCACTGATCGAGAAGGAGGTCGGGCGGACGGAGAAGAACATTGCCTCGTTGTTTGCAGCTGCTCGGGCGACCTCACCCACGGCGCTCTTTCTTGATAATATCGATAGCCTCGCCCCACCACGTGGACGAGAGACAGGGGAGGTGTCTACCACAGCGGACCGCAGCCTCAGTACTCTGCTGACGGAAATGGACGGTATCGGAGGGGGCCACACTGGAAGTGACGTTCCTCTCGTCTTTGTCGTTGCCGCCGCATCAAACCCAGAGGCACTGGATGCAGCCATAAGTCGGCCCGGGCGGCTGGACCTTCACATTACCTTGCCTCTTCCAACCATAGAAGCCCTCCAACAGCACATTGTGAGACGTCTGGTTGAAGCTGTGGAGGCGTGCGACGAAGCTGAGGCGATTACTGCTGACTTCATTGCTAATGTTGATGCATATGTGATGCGGTGGTTGGGCCGGTCTCCGAGCGCGACAGTGGCGGACGCCAACGACTTTGTGCGGCATATTTTGCTGCGTGTCGTAGTGGAGCCTGAAGGTGTGCCAGGGGCGAAAGATCGCCTTCTAGAATGTTTTACAAAGGTCCTTCCACTGTAG